The Candidatus Schekmanbacteria bacterium genomic interval CGCTTTCAAAAGAGCAAAGTCGGAAGGGATGATTGATTTCATTGGGCTAACAAGTCATCATACACAGGTTATGGTTGATCTGATCAAGACCGGCGAGTTTGACACGGTGATGTTTCCTTTCAATGTTATAGAGCGTGAACCTGAAGCAGAGTTGGTAGGACTATGCAGGTCTTTGAATGTAGGAACCATTGTAATGAAGGCTTTGGCAGGAGGTGTGATAAGAAATATAGAAAATTCCCATAGGTTTTTATGCGGCTATCCGCTTGATAATATTCTCGTTGGTTGTGCAACTGTAGATGAGCTTAATGAAAATATTGATTTTATGGAAAAAGCAAAACCATTGAGCGCTGAGGAGCTGAAGAAATTTGAAGAAGAAGTGGCTCCTCTCGGTAAAGATTTCTGTCGAAGATGCAATTATTGTATGCCATGTCCCAATGACATTATAATTCCTGTTATGATACACCTTACATGGCAGAGAATGAAAGGGCAGGGATATGAGAAAATGTCATCCCATGAAAAGGAGAGAGCAAAGAATCTTTCTATTTGGTGGCAGGCATGTACTGAATGCGGCGAGTGCGAGCAGAAATGCCCCTATGATCTACCTACTATTGAACGCAAAAGGGAATTGATGGAAAAATTTTCCTAATTATTCTTACACTTCAATCAGTTCTACATTCTTCAAGTTTGCCGTACCAAGTCCAAGTTTTTCTGCATGTTCTAAGGCAGGTTCCCAAATTTCTGTTTTATATGTTGAGTCGTTTTCTGCCATCAATTTTGAACAATAGGCATCAGTTGCTACAATATCACCGCTGATTATTAGCTTATTTATTCCTTTTTTTACCTTTCCTCGCGTTAGATAAGGACCTGATACAGTTAACAGGTCTTGCGCATCTACAATATTGAGTTCACATCTTACCGCATCAGCAAATTCTGCGGCAAGCATCCTGAAGGGAATGCGAAATTCTTCATTCCATTCTCCTGAATCGATTGATTTTCCATTATGAAGTTTTAGATGACCGTCCCAGCGGTTTGATCCGCGCACAGAGCCGAAGTGATTCTTCAGGGCGCAAGTAAATCCCGCTTCATCATGTCTTTTTATATTACAAATATTGATTACTACATCTGCTTTTGCCAAGTGATTGGAAAGTCCAATCGGATTTTGGACTATCCATCCTTCTTTTTTGACATCCGTGAAAGCGCTGTCATCTGCCGGGTTGACTGCAATTGCTTCTGCGCCGATCTTTTTTGCTTTTTCATATAATCCCATCAATCTAAAAGTCCTTTGAGGCACAGAGTCATAAATAGCAATCTCCTTTGCCCCGCAATCTTTTACAATCTTTGCAATGGAGATCAAAAAATTTGGTTCAGTGCATACAGGATATGGAGTAGGTGCAACAGCATTCGGTTTTAAAATTACTGATTTCCCTTTCACAAGTTTTTCTATACCGCCAATTTTATCAAGGGCTTTTTTTAATCTCTCAATTCTATCATCCCCTTCTGCTACTATAAGAAGCGGTTTGCCATCTTTTAGAAATAGATTTCCAAGACCCTGTCGAGGTGAGATGATTTCTTCCACTTCTGCCCTACTGCCTTTGTTGAGAGGAAGAAGCGAGTAAGCAATGACGCCAGTTGCACCAAAATACGCCTTTTTAATGAAATTTCTCCTTGAAAACTTGTTGTCTTTACTTTTCATTTTCTACCCCTTTTTTATTTTAAATTTTATTTTTTGCAGATTAGCATTCTCGTTATTAGCTATAAAATTGCTGTTAGCGTGTCAAAATTAAAATTAGTGCTTTATTTGAATATTTATTAGAGTATAATTTTTTATGCAATATTTGAATAGTTATTGATTAATTAGATAAGATTGATAATTATGTAATGAGGTAAACTTTATGAGCAATAAAAGGCCTACTTATTCCCATTCAAGACTACAAACATTCGAAAACTGTCCTCTTCAGTATAAATTTAAATACATTGACAGAATAAAAAGTGAGGAAGAAGGAATAGAGGCGTTTCTTGGTAAAAGATTTCATGAAGCAATGGAAAAACTTTATGGGGATATGAGATATAAAATTCTTACGCTGGACGAACTTCTCGATTATTTTGATGAACAATGGGAAAAGAATTATTCAGAAGATATTGTCATAGTAAAAAAGAATAGGACAAAGGAAGATTATTACAATCTTTGTAAAGAGTGTATAAAAAACTATTATCAGAGATATTATCCCTTCAATAGTTCAAAATTGATTGCCCTCGAGAAGTATGTGAAGATTAATTTAGACGATTATGGCAACTATCAACTTGGAGGATATATTGATAGACTCTCTCAAAGGGAGGATGGAACATATGAAATACATGATTATAAGACATCCGGGTCTTTGCCAGAACAGGAAAAAATTGACAATGACCGCCAACTTGCGCTCTATCAACTTGGCGTGCAAAATTTGTGGAATGATGTAGAGAAGGTAGAATTGATATGGCATTATGTCGTATTTGATAAAGAGATTGTATCGAGGCGAAGCAATGAACAATTGGAAGAACTCAAAAAAGAAACAATTGCCCTTATTGACAGAATTGAAAATACGGAAGAATTTTTGCCTAATGAAAGCGCTCTTTGTGATTGGTGTACCTATCAAGATTTGTGCCCTTTGAAAAAGCATAAAACCAAGCTTGAATCTCTACCTGTAAATGAATATCTTGCCGATGACGGCGTCAATCTCGTCAATACTTATGTAAAATTGAAAAAAGAGATTAGCGACAGGGAAGCAGAATTGAATAAAGTAAAAGAAGCTGTTTTTGCATATGCAGAAAGAGAAGGAATCTCAGTAATATGCGGAAGTGATAAGCAACTGAAAATATCTCAAACAGAAGGTCTTTCTGTTCCATCCAAGAAAAGTGAAGAGCGAAAGAAACTTGAAGAGATAATTCGTTCAGCAGGAAAATGGAATGAAGTGTCGACTTTGGATAACTCTGCCTTAAAGGATAAACTTAAAGCCGACAAATGGGATAAGGGATTGGTGGATGAGATTAAAAAGTTTATTACTCCTACCATTAGCAAGCGAATAAGTATTTCAACACTCAGGAGAGATGAAGATTAAAAGGGTGGATTTTCAGGTCAAACACAAAAGGGGGAATATAATTTTTCACTATGATGAGTAAAAAATACTGCACTTTGTGAAAAAGAAGTTTAGAGAGTGAAGGGGAAAGTATATTTTTAAAAGATTCTTTTAAAACAGATATAAGAATTTAAAGAAAATTTTCAAAAATTCTTGAATATTATTATTTGACATTAATATCATTCATTATAATCTAAAATCTGAGAAATGAGTTGAAACTTTTTTTTCATTCATATCTTCTGTTTTTTAGAAAGAAGGATAAATGGTTGACCTCCAACGCTCTAAAAAATTAGGTAGTCTCCTATTGGAAGCAGGCCTCATAACCCAAGCACAGCTTGACCAAGCCTTGAAAAAACAGAAGTGGACAAAGAAGAAATTTGGAGAAATCATAGTTGAACTCGGGTTTGTTTCTGAAATCGATATAGCGAAGACATTTTCAAGACAGCTTGGTATAGAATTTATTGATTTTTCAACCACCGTTGTTGAGCCGGAAGCAATACAGATGATTTCTGAGAAGATTTGTCTGAAACATATGGTTATGCCAATAAGCGTAGATAAACACACACTGAAAGCCGCATTTGCAGACCCTCTGGACCTTGCGGCGATAGATGACTTGAGTTTTGCATCAGGGAGGACTGTAAAACCGCTGTTGTCAACAGCAAGGCAGATTAAGGAAGCAATTTCCCAATATTATCACCTTTCAACTCCTGTAGAGGAATTAGTAAAGGGAATGGATGTTCCCGGAGTTGTTGAAATTGTTTTCTCGTCAGAAGATGAGATCGAAGTCTCTGAGCTTATCAGAAAGAGTGAAGACCCGCCAATCGTCAAAATGGTTAACGGAATATTGGCAAGTGCTGTGGAGCATAATGCAAGCGATATTCACATTGAGCCGCATCAGAAAAAGTTTGTAATGAGAGAACGAATTGACGGCATATTACGAGATGTAATGGTCTTCCCGAAATGGACGCAGGGATTTGTTACTTCGAGAATAAAGATTATGGCTGGTCTTGATATTACAGAAAAAAGAATACCTCAGGACGGCAGAATTAAAATTCGTATTCAGGGAAGAGAAATGGATTTAAGAGTATCAACCCTTCCCACAATCTATGGTGAAAAAATTGTAATACGGCTGTTGAATGCAAGGCCGGATATCTTTAGTCTTGATGAAATTGGTTTTTCTCGTGAAGACTTGAAAAAAATAAAAGCTATGTTGCGAAAGAATCAAGGGATTGTCCTTGTAGCAGGTCCCACAGGAAGCGGAAAGACATCGACTCTTTATGCGATGCTTAATTATGTCGTATCTCCTGATATAAATGTAGTGACTATCGAAGATCCTGTTGAATATGAAATATCGAGTGCAAATCAGGTTGCAGTAAATGAAAAGATTGGGCTTACATTCCCCTTTGTGTTGCGCTCTATTCTTAGGCAGGATCCTGATATTATAATGCTTGGTGAAATTAGGGATTCAGAAACAGCTCTGATTTCTTTTCAATCTGCTATGACAGGTCACAGTGTTTTCAGTTCGATACATACAAACAGTGCGGCAGGAACAATTACAAGATTGAAAAATATTGGTGTTATGCCTTATCTTATTTCATCTTCTTTGAATGGAGTGGTGTCGCAAAGATTGGTTCGTCTTCTTTGTCCAGCTTGTAAAGAGGAATACAATCCTGAACCTGAGGAGTTTATAAATCTTGGCGTGTGCAGAAAAGATTTAAAAGATGTCAAGTTTTATAGGGCAAAAGGATGTCATAAATGTAATTATTTGGGATACAAGGGAAGAATCGGCTTGTTTGAAGTTTTAGTCGTCAATAAGCAAATAAAGAAGATGATTCTTGAAGAAGCTTCAGAAGACGACATTGAAGAGACGGCAGTATCTTTTGGTATGAAAAAGATTATGGTTGACGGTATTGAGAAGGTTGCAGAAGGATTGACATCTTTAAGTGAATTGAACCGAATATTTGCTTTCGAAGAAGAGACTATGAATTTCTGTCCGAAATGTCATGGTTACCTAAAATCAAATTTTGTAGCTTGTCCCTTTTGCTGTCACTCGATTTCAACAAAATGTTATGCCTGCGGCAAGCATGTACATGCTGATTGGAAATACTGCCCATTCTGTATGGCTGAGCTCAACCTGATGCAATATTCATCAACGCACTGAAATGTGTAGTCGGCAAAGATATGTATGTCTATTCAAGAAGTGCCTTGATTTGATTTGCGGCATTTTCTGTTACTGAATTTCCGTGACCTACAAAACACATTTCTGCAGGAAATCTACTGATTTCCTTTACAGATTCGAGAGCTTTCTCATAAAATTCGCATCCTGCTTTAAGGGGAAGACGAAGATTGGGCATCGTGCTTAGCGAATCGCCGACAAAAATAGCTTTTTTGCTTTTGAAATAATAGCTCAAGCTTCCTCTCGAATGTCCGGGGGTGGATATTACTTCAATTCCACCACAGCAGTCAATTAGCTCTCCTCCTTCACAAGGCATATCCACTTTTGTTGGCTCGTAATTCCAGACAAGGTTTTCCATAAAGAACATTATCATCTTGAATATCTTTCCTCCTATACCTGTCCTTCCCATTGTCCACATCTTCTTCCTTCCTTCAATGAAATCGGTTTCGGTTTGAGCTGCAACAATTTTTGCTCCTGTTTCAGCTTTCATTTTTGCAAGTGATCCAATATGGTCCATATGGGCATGGGTAATGAGAATGTGAGAAATTTCATTCGGGCTACGACCTATTTGTTTGATAGCATCTAAGATAATTTTATAATCTCCGGGCATTCCGGTATCAATAAGAACAAGGTCCTCATCTGAAACAAGAAAGATGTTTGAACGGCTTCCCTTGACAAAAAAAATCTTCTCTTTTATCTCAGAAATGTTTTCCATTCCTTTTCTCCTTTATTATTTTTTCTAATAATTTTAGACATTATAGCACATAATAGGAAAGAATTTTACATATAGATTCTCTGTTTTTGAAATAACAAAGAAATCAAAAATAGATCCATTCTTTCCAATGAGTGAATAAAATTCTTGCAATAATTTGTGGAATATGCTCTATAGTTAAACCCTCTTTTTGGCTTATTTTGTTTATGTAGAGGAAAATGCACGCAGGAGGAATGTAAATTGGCTATGAAATGTGAAATATGCGGTAAGGGTCCACAATTTGGCCACAATGTGAGCCATGCCCATAATGTGACAAATCGCAGGTTTAATCCCAATATTCAGAAAAAGCGGTTAGAGATTAATGGGAAGATGAAGACTGTTAAGATATGCACCCGTTGTCTGCGTACAATGGCGAAAACTTCTGCATAGTCCCGGAAGCCAAGCACTCCTTCCTATTTCGAAGTCCACCAGATAACGGCGCTTCTTTTCTTAACTTCTGCAATCAACCACTTGTCTCTTTTTATGAGTTTTTCTGTGAGAAAATTTTTGAGAATGTTGTCATATTTCGAATTGTTTATGTTGAGATATGCCTTCCAGAATTCTACTGCTTCGTCGATGTCATAAAAGGGCTGGTCGATGTTTAGGTCGATAATGCAAGATTGCGGGTTCAAGCCCTTGGCAGTAAGTTTCTCAAAAACAGCAAGATGATTTTCTTTTTTTGGATATTCCTTGTTGAAAAGAATGGGATAAAGCTCGCTGAAAAAGAATTTATTGTTTTTCGTATCTGCGCCAACAATCAGGATAGTGATTTTTGGTGAAACCGATTCAAGGTTTTTTAAAAAGTCATCGAGCTCGACAAAGAGTTTTCTCACATTAGCCACAATGGCGGCATCATGTTTACCTGCATCGATTTCTCCGAACTTTGCTTCTAAAAATTTCATATTGGAAAGCTTCTTTTTCTCTGCTTTTTGGCGGATTTTATTTATCATTGAAGGTGAAGGCTCGAGGGCAGTTACTTGATATCCCAATTCCGCCAATGGGATTGATAAAGGTCCACATCCTGCACCAATATCGATTATTGTTTTACATTCTTGTATTAGCGGTATTATGATATTTAAAATTTTTTTGGAGTAATCGCTCTCTTCAAGCGCTCTATCATACCACTCGACCTTTCTTTCATCCCAAAAAAAACTTCCCATTTTCTTTTATTCCTTTTGCTTTTTTTATGATTTCGGTTGTTTTGTCATCCAATTCTTTTTCACAGAGTTTATCCATACTGACAAATTCAACATCTACGGCATCACTGCCAGCTTTCAGACTTCCTCCTTCTATTGCACACAGATAATCGACAATAATATAGTGAAAAAGAATTGAGCCATTTCTATCTTTATTGATCTTTTCTATAGTTTCCACGATACAAAGCGGTTTTACCAATAATCCTGTTTCTTCAAAGAGCTCCCTTTTGACAGCTTCTTTCATTGGTTCTCCATATTCAATTCTCCCTCCGGGAATTGACCATTGTCCTTGTAATGGAGGATTTTTTCTTTTAACTAAAAGAACCTTTTCTTGTTGAAAAACGATTCCGCCAACAGCTGGAAGAGCTTTATCTCCAAAAATCTCCACATTCATTTATTCTTTTCACATCCTGTCTTTGCAAAATACTCTTAAATCAAGTGTCATATAGTAAAAAAAAAAGAATATAGCAATGAAAGGCTTTGAAAATCTCAGGAGAATTTTTTTGAAAATGAGTTTAAATAATCTTCATAAAACCATTTGGGATCTCATAGAGAGAGCAAGATTCGGAAAAGTTATTTGTTGAAAATAATAAAAAAATTATATAAATAGATATATTTATGTTAATTAAATAGCATATAATTAAAATGACAGACTACGGTAAAGTTAGTGATTCGTTGATTTCTCTCCTTGAAAAAGAGCTTGGGGCAGATTTGGTTTTCTTTGATGAAGATATCCTCGATGCTTATTCAAGAGACCAAACAAAGGGGTTGGAAGCGCGGCCTGATTTGGTTATCAAACCACGAAATGTGTCTCAGATACAAAGAGTAGTTCAAATTGCCAATGAAAAAAAGATACCGATAACTCCCCGTGGCCAGGGTTATGGATTGAGCGGAGGAGCAGTGCCTCTATATGGCGGAATTGTTATCTCTTTGGAACGAATGAATAAAGTCATCGACCTCGATTTAGATAATCTAATGGCAGTAGTTGAACAGGGAATTATCACGGGAAATTTTCACCGCCTTGTGGAAGAAGAAGGACTTTTTTATCCTCCTGACCCTGCAAGTTTAGATAGCTGTAGTATTGGAGGCAACATAGCTGAGGGCGCAGGAGGTCCCTATGCCGTAAAATACGGCACGACAAAGGACTATGTTTGCGGATTGGAAGTTGTTTTGCCGTCAGGGGAAATAATCGAAACAGGTGGTAAGGTGGTAAAAGATGCTACAGGATATAGTTTAACACAATTTTTTGTTGGTTCTGAGGGTACACTTGGAATTATCACAAAAGCAATACTCCGACTGCTTCCTTTACCCGGCAAAAGAATCGATTTATTAGTTGCTTTTGACAAGGTCGAAGATGCTTCAAGGACAGTTTCAATGCTTTTGAAACGCCGAGTCATTCCAACTGCAGTAGAGCTAATGGATAACTCGGCGCTAAAGCTTGGAGAGGAATATCTCAAAGAGAAGCCACCCTTCCCTGATGCGCAGGCGCATCTTCTCTTTGCTCTAAATGGTAATGATGAAAAAAGTTTGGAAGAAGAGATGGAAACAATTGAACAGTGTTGTGATGAAAATAATGCCGCAGATGTACTTGTTGCAAAAGGGACAGCAAGCCGCGAAAGGTTGTGGAAATTCAGACGCTGCCTTTTTGAAGCGGCAGGAGAAAGAAGTCTTCTATGCAGAAGTATGGATCCTGTTGTGCCAAGAGCTAAAATTCCGGCACTTCTTGCGGAAATTAAAAAGATTTCTGAAAAGGAAGGTTTTGAAGCATCCTGTTTTGGACACGCTGGAGACGGCAATATTCATATTACGATGTTTCCGGGCAGTTTGAGTGAAGAGGAGTGGTTGAAAAGATATTCAGTGTTTTGCAGAGAAATTTATGTTAAAACATCCGAGCTTGGAGGGAGAATTGCAGCTGAGCATGGAATAGGAGCGATTAGAAAGGATTATTTGCCTATATCGATTAAAAAAGCAGAGCTTAACCTTTTGAAGGAAATAAAAAAAGCCTTTGATTCAAAAAATATAATGAATCCCGGTAAAATTTTTGATATGTAAATAACAAAAAAACAAGAGATGTAAGGAGGAAAAAATTAATGGCAAATGATGAAAAGGGGACGGAAAAACCATTAAAGGTGCTCGTCGCAGGGGCAACTGGTTATCTTGGAAGCAATGTGGTCAGAGAATGTAAAAGGCGCGGCTATTGGGTGCGTGCTCTTGCAAGAAATCCAGAGAAGCTTGAAAAAATAGGGATAAAAGAGCTTTGCGATGATATCTTCGTAGGGGAAGCAACAAAGGATGAAACTCTTGAAGGGTTGTGCGATGGCATTGATGTAGTCTTTTCAAGCATAGGTTTTATGACCTTTGATAAAAAACCACTTATCTGGGATGTTGATTACGGCGCAAATATGAATATTGTTCGCCGCGCAAAAGCTGCAGGAGTAAAACACTTTGTTTTTACATCAACGATTGGCAGTAAAGAAATGGCAAAGACAGTGAAAATAGCTGAGGCGAAGGAAGCTGTTGCCAAAGCCCTTCAGGAATCAGGAATGAATTGGACTGTAACGCAACCAACAGGTTTTTTTGATGATACAAGGAAACAATTTGAAGTAATCAAAAGCAGAGGCACTGCATATGTCTTTGGCTCAGGACAGACAAAATATAATCCCATTCACGGTATAGACCTTGCCAAGGTTTCAGTTGATGCATTTACAAATCCTGAGATGAAGAATAAGTATGTCCCTGTGGGAGGCCCTGAAACCTTTACCCACGAAGAGGTAGCTCTCCTTGCTTTTAAAGTACTTGGAAAAGAGCCGAGAATTAGGCATATCCCCATTTGGGTTTTGAAACTCATCTCGATTATAGCAAGACCCTTTAATCAGAATCTCGCAGATATGATTTGCTTTTTTGTTGCCATTGGAGGTATGGAACTCGATGCGCCTCACTATGGAGAGCATCGCTTGGAAGATTTCTTGAGGACATTGGTTGATTAAAGCTTTCTATACCTTTTAAAAGATTGCCGTTGCTTTTTCTGATAAGTAGGCAAGTTCATCGGCAGATAATTGCCATTCAGCGGCTTGGGCATTTGATTTTGCTTGAGAGGCGTTCTTTGCACCAACAAGCGCTGATGTAATCCCCTCTTGCTGCCTTATCCAGTTTATTGCAATGTGAGAGAGAGGTCTATCATATTTATTGGCAATCTTTTCCATCTCTTTCAACAATTCTTGGGTTTTACTCCAATATGGCTCTTTGTAAAAAGGATAGAAAAATGAACGGGCATCATTTCCTGCAAATGAAGGTCTCTTTTTATATTTGCCTGTCAGTATTCCGCTTCCTAATGAGCCGTATGCAAGAATGCCAATATTGTTTTGCCTGCAGAAGGGAAGAATGTCTTTTTCAATATCTCTTTTGAGCAGTGAATAATGAGGTTGAAGGCTTGCAATCGGCGCTATGGAAACGGTTTTTTTTAGAAGTTCAAGGTCGAAATTGGAAACTCCTATTGCACGAATTTTGCCTTCCGACTGCATTTTTAGAAGTTCTTCCATTGTATCTTCAATGGGAGTTTTAGGGTCAGGCCAATGGCACTGATAAAGGTCAATATAGTCTGTATTTAAAAACATCAGGGATTCTTCCAAGTCTTGTCTGATTTTTTTCGGTTTTAGGTCAATAATGAATCCTTTTTTTCTGTCTAAGCCACACTTGGTTGCTACTACGACCTTTTCTCTTTTGCCTTTTATTGCCTTGCCGACAAGTTTTTCTGAATGTCCAGTGCCGTAGGCAGGTGCAGTATCGATGAGGTTGATTCCATAATCGATCGATGCTTCTATGGCTTTTATGGCTTCAGCATCGTCGGTTTTTCCCCAAAACATACCACCAATTGCCCATGTG includes:
- a CDS encoding MBL fold metallo-hydrolase, whose amino-acid sequence is MENISEIKEKIFFVKGSRSNIFLVSDEDLVLIDTGMPGDYKIILDAIKQIGRSPNEISHILITHAHMDHIGSLAKMKAETGAKIVAAQTETDFIEGRKKMWTMGRTGIGGKIFKMIMFFMENLVWNYEPTKVDMPCEGGELIDCCGGIEVISTPGHSRGSLSYYFKSKKAIFVGDSLSTMPNLRLPLKAGCEFYEKALESVKEISRFPAEMCFVGHGNSVTENAANQIKALLE
- a CDS encoding FAD-binding protein: MTDYGKVSDSLISLLEKELGADLVFFDEDILDAYSRDQTKGLEARPDLVIKPRNVSQIQRVVQIANEKKIPITPRGQGYGLSGGAVPLYGGIVISLERMNKVIDLDLDNLMAVVEQGIITGNFHRLVEEEGLFYPPDPASLDSCSIGGNIAEGAGGPYAVKYGTTKDYVCGLEVVLPSGEIIETGGKVVKDATGYSLTQFFVGSEGTLGIITKAILRLLPLPGKRIDLLVAFDKVEDASRTVSMLLKRRVIPTAVELMDNSALKLGEEYLKEKPPFPDAQAHLLFALNGNDEKSLEEEMETIEQCCDENNAADVLVAKGTASRERLWKFRRCLFEAAGERSLLCRSMDPVVPRAKIPALLAEIKKISEKEGFEASCFGHAGDGNIHITMFPGSLSEEEWLKRYSVFCREIYVKTSELGGRIAAEHGIGAIRKDYLPISIKKAELNLLKEIKKAFDSKNIMNPGKIFDM
- a CDS encoding type II secretion system protein GspE is translated as MVDLQRSKKLGSLLLEAGLITQAQLDQALKKQKWTKKKFGEIIVELGFVSEIDIAKTFSRQLGIEFIDFSTTVVEPEAIQMISEKICLKHMVMPISVDKHTLKAAFADPLDLAAIDDLSFASGRTVKPLLSTARQIKEAISQYYHLSTPVEELVKGMDVPGVVEIVFSSEDEIEVSELIRKSEDPPIVKMVNGILASAVEHNASDIHIEPHQKKFVMRERIDGILRDVMVFPKWTQGFVTSRIKIMAGLDITEKRIPQDGRIKIRIQGREMDLRVSTLPTIYGEKIVIRLLNARPDIFSLDEIGFSREDLKKIKAMLRKNQGIVLVAGPTGSGKTSTLYAMLNYVVSPDINVVTIEDPVEYEISSANQVAVNEKIGLTFPFVLRSILRQDPDIIMLGEIRDSETALISFQSAMTGHSVFSSIHTNSAAGTITRLKNIGVMPYLISSSLNGVVSQRLVRLLCPACKEEYNPEPEEFINLGVCRKDLKDVKFYRAKGCHKCNYLGYKGRIGLFEVLVVNKQIKKMILEEASEDDIEETAVSFGMKKIMVDGIEKVAEGLTSLSELNRIFAFEEETMNFCPKCHGYLKSNFVACPFCCHSISTKCYACGKHVHADWKYCPFCMAELNLMQYSSTH
- a CDS encoding aldo/keto reductase, with translation MEYRELGKSGIKVSTIGLGTWAIGGMFWGKTDDAEAIKAIEASIDYGINLIDTAPAYGTGHSEKLVGKAIKGKREKVVVATKCGLDRKKGFIIDLKPKKIRQDLEESLMFLNTDYIDLYQCHWPDPKTPIEDTMEELLKMQSEGKIRAIGVSNFDLELLKKTVSIAPIASLQPHYSLLKRDIEKDILPFCRQNNIGILAYGSLGSGILTGKYKKRPSFAGNDARSFFYPFYKEPYWSKTQELLKEMEKIANKYDRPLSHIAINWIRQQEGITSALVGAKNASQAKSNAQAAEWQLSADELAYLSEKATAIF
- a CDS encoding SDR family oxidoreductase, encoding MANDEKGTEKPLKVLVAGATGYLGSNVVRECKRRGYWVRALARNPEKLEKIGIKELCDDIFVGEATKDETLEGLCDGIDVVFSSIGFMTFDKKPLIWDVDYGANMNIVRRAKAAGVKHFVFTSTIGSKEMAKTVKIAEAKEAVAKALQESGMNWTVTQPTGFFDDTRKQFEVIKSRGTAYVFGSGQTKYNPIHGIDLAKVSVDAFTNPEMKNKYVPVGGPETFTHEEVALLAFKVLGKEPRIRHIPIWVLKLISIIARPFNQNLADMICFFVAIGGMELDAPHYGEHRLEDFLRTLVD
- a CDS encoding DUF362 domain-containing protein; amino-acid sequence: MKSKDNKFSRRNFIKKAYFGATGVIAYSLLPLNKGSRAEVEEIISPRQGLGNLFLKDGKPLLIVAEGDDRIERLKKALDKIGGIEKLVKGKSVILKPNAVAPTPYPVCTEPNFLISIAKIVKDCGAKEIAIYDSVPQRTFRLMGLYEKAKKIGAEAIAVNPADDSAFTDVKKEGWIVQNPIGLSNHLAKADVVINICNIKRHDEAGFTCALKNHFGSVRGSNRWDGHLKLHNGKSIDSGEWNEEFRIPFRMLAAEFADAVRCELNIVDAQDLLTVSGPYLTRGKVKKGINKLIISGDIVATDAYCSKLMAENDSTYKTEIWEPALEHAEKLGLGTANLKNVELIEV
- the rpmB gene encoding 50S ribosomal protein L28, producing MAMKCEICGKGPQFGHNVSHAHNVTNRRFNPNIQKKRLEINGKMKTVKICTRCLRTMAKTSA
- a CDS encoding class I SAM-dependent methyltransferase; the encoded protein is MGSFFWDERKVEWYDRALEESDYSKKILNIIIPLIQECKTIIDIGAGCGPLSIPLAELGYQVTALEPSPSMINKIRQKAEKKKLSNMKFLEAKFGEIDAGKHDAAIVANVRKLFVELDDFLKNLESVSPKITILIVGADTKNNKFFFSELYPILFNKEYPKKENHLAVFEKLTAKGLNPQSCIIDLNIDQPFYDIDEAVEFWKAYLNINNSKYDNILKNFLTEKLIKRDKWLIAEVKKRSAVIWWTSK
- a CDS encoding PD-(D/E)XK nuclease family protein; translated protein: MSNKRPTYSHSRLQTFENCPLQYKFKYIDRIKSEEEGIEAFLGKRFHEAMEKLYGDMRYKILTLDELLDYFDEQWEKNYSEDIVIVKKNRTKEDYYNLCKECIKNYYQRYYPFNSSKLIALEKYVKINLDDYGNYQLGGYIDRLSQREDGTYEIHDYKTSGSLPEQEKIDNDRQLALYQLGVQNLWNDVEKVELIWHYVVFDKEIVSRRSNEQLEELKKETIALIDRIENTEEFLPNESALCDWCTYQDLCPLKKHKTKLESLPVNEYLADDGVNLVNTYVKLKKEISDREAELNKVKEAVFAYAEREGISVICGSDKQLKISQTEGLSVPSKKSEERKKLEEIIRSAGKWNEVSTLDNSALKDKLKADKWDKGLVDEIKKFITPTISKRISISTLRRDED
- a CDS encoding aldo/keto reductase, with translation GYDEVLEDLEESLKNLQTDKIEIYQIHELGPDEVEQVMRKDGALDAFKRAKSEGMIDFIGLTSHHTQVMVDLIKTGEFDTVMFPFNVIEREPEAELVGLCRSLNVGTIVMKALAGGVIRNIENSHRFLCGYPLDNILVGCATVDELNENIDFMEKAKPLSAEELKKFEEEVAPLGKDFCRRCNYCMPCPNDIIIPVMIHLTWQRMKGQGYEKMSSHEKERAKNLSIWWQACTECGECEQKCPYDLPTIERKRELMEKFS
- a CDS encoding NUDIX domain-containing protein; translation: MNVEIFGDKALPAVGGIVFQQEKVLLVKRKNPPLQGQWSIPGGRIEYGEPMKEAVKRELFEETGLLVKPLCIVETIEKINKDRNGSILFHYIIVDYLCAIEGGSLKAGSDAVDVEFVSMDKLCEKELDDKTTEIIKKAKGIKENGKFFLG